Within the Solibacillus silvestris genome, the region AAAAATTATTCGTACAGAATTTGCCTATTCAGACGAATAATTTAAGTTGTCTGATAATTTGCGTCAATTAAAATACATGCTAAACTATAGATGTACGGACAACTAATGTTTAGTAAAAGGAGTAATGAGAAATGACTCAAAATTATGCAGTAATGATTGATCATACTTTATTAAAAGCTGAATCTACAAAAGATCAAGTAGAAAAAATTTGTGCAGAAGCAAAGCAATATGGATTTGCTTCAGTATGTGTAAATCCTACATGGGTGAAATTCAGTGCAGAGCAATTAGCTGGGTCAGACGTAAAAGTATGTACAGTTATCGGCTTCCCGTTAGGTGCTACAACATCTGCAGTAAAAGCATTTGAAACAAAAGATGCGATTGCAAACGGTGCTGGCGAAATCGATATGGTTATTAATATTGGTGCTCTAAAAGACGGAAATTACGATTTAGTTCGTGATGACATCAAAGCAGTAGTAGACGCTGCAAATGGTACATTAGTAAAAGTAATTATAGAAACTTGCCTATTAACGGATGAAGAAAAAGTAAAAGCTTGCGAACTTTCTGTTGAAGCAGGTGCAGATTTCGTTAAAACTTCTACTGGATTTTCAACAGGTGGAGCAACAGCGGAAGATATCGCTTTAATGCGTAAAACAGTCGGTCCGGATCTTGGTGTGAAAGCTTCCGGCGGTGTTCGCAGCTTAGAAGATATGCAACGTATGATTGAAAATGGCGCGACTCGAATTGGTGCTTCTTCTGGTGTTGCTATTATGAATGGTCTAAAATCAGATTCTAATTACTAATTCGATAGTTTTTGTTGACTCTTTTTTAAGGATACGCTATACTACTTTAGTACACATTAACTAACAGTTAATGCATGTATGACGTGTGTTCGGAGGGAGGGAAAGAGAGATGTCAAAAACTGTCGTTCGCAAAAACGAATCGCTTGAAGATGCTCTTCGTCGCTTCAAACGTACTGTATCAAAATCAGGTACAATTCAGGAAGTTAGAAAGCGCGAGTTCTACGAAAAACCTAGCGTTAAACGTAAAAAGAAATCAGAAGCTGCACGTAAACGTAAGTGGTAATTTTCCCTGTAAAAACCCTACGTTCATAACACGCAATTTTCAGATTTAACTGAGCAGACAAATGATATACCCCGCAGTTATTTATATAACTGCGGGGTATTTGCATTTGTTTTTATTCTTCAAATCAACCATAATAGAGAAGAGAAAGAAAGCGTTTTCGAGAAATTTTTAATAATTAGCGATCAGTACCGTATAATTGGTATATGTTAGCAAATAATATAGGAGGAAGTTTTTTTTAGGTATTTAAAAAAAATTGAAACTTTTCTTCATCTCATCCGTAGAATTAACTGTACATAACTTAGCTAAAGGGGTGATAAAATTGAGACGAACGAAAGGGATTAGTTGGATTTTTCTGATGGTCATGTCATTCGTATTAATGTTTCCTTCTTTAACAGCATTTGCAGATGGTAAAGTATATGAAATATCCATCAATAATGAAATTGAAAAAGGTTTGGTGGAGCATTTAAAGCGTGGATTCGATGAAGCAAAAAGTAATAACGCAGAAGCAATTATTCTGAATATGCATACACCCGGCGGATTTGTTGCTGCGGCTTCGGAAATCGGCAGGCTGATGGATGCAATCGATATACCGATTATTGCATTCGTCAATTCGGATGCGCTGTCTGCTGGTGCGTATATTGCTTTACATGCTGATAAAATTTATATGACACCAAACGCAACAATGGGTGCTGCGGCGGTCATCGATTCTTCCGGAAACACAGCAGGAGAAAAGGCGGAAAGTGACTGGCTTGCCAA harbors:
- a CDS encoding 2-deoxyribose-5-phosphate aldolase (catalyzes the formation of D-glyceraldehyde 3-phosphate and acetaldehyde from 2-deoxy-D-ribose-5-phosphate), which codes for MTQNYAVMIDHTLLKAESTKDQVEKICAEAKQYGFASVCVNPTWVKFSAEQLAGSDVKVCTVIGFPLGATTSAVKAFETKDAIANGAGEIDMVINIGALKDGNYDLVRDDIKAVVDAANGTLVKVIIETCLLTDEEKVKACELSVEAGADFVKTSTGFSTGGATAEDIALMRKTVGPDLGVKASGGVRSLEDMQRMIENGATRIGASSGVAIMNGLKSDSNY
- a CDS encoding 30S ribosomal protein S21, with amino-acid sequence MSKTVVRKNESLEDALRRFKRTVSKSGTIQEVRKREFYEKPSVKRKKKSEAARKRKW